One window from the genome of Acinetobacter lanii encodes:
- the rpoC gene encoding DNA-directed RNA polymerase subunit beta', giving the protein MKDLLDIMRKKTDSDGHAPVEFDRIRIGLASPEMIKSWSHGEVKKPETINYRTFKPERDGLFCAKIFGPVKDYECLCGKYKRMKYKGVICEKCGVEVTTAKVRRERMGHIELASPVAHIWFLKSLPSRIGLLLDMTLRDIERVLYFESYVVTDPGMTPMEKYQLLNDEEYFTALEEHGDEFSAKMGAEAIQDLLKDIDLEAEIARLREEIPQTTSETKLKKASKRLKLMEAFNDSNNKPEWMVLTVLPVLPPDLRPLVPLEGGRFATSDLNDLYRRVINRNNRLKRLLDLSAPDIIVRNEKRMLQESVDALLDNGRRGRAITGSNKRPLKSLADMIKGKQGRFRQNLLGKRVDYSGRSVITVGPTLRLHQCGLPKKMALELFKPFIFAKLQASGQATTIKAAKKMVERETPEVWDVLASVIRQHPVMLNRAPTLHRLGLQAFEPTLIEGKAIRLHPLVCAAFNADFDGDQMAVHVPLTLEAQLEARALMMSTNNILSPANGEPIIVPSQDVVLGLYYITRDAINAKGEGMVFADTDEVNRALATGQVDLHARVKARVHQTVIDDNGNREQQTIIVDTTPGRCLLWEVVPEGMDFQQINVEMTKKNISKIINSCYRKLGLKDTVIFADQLMYLGFRQATRSGVSVGMEDMLIPPAKYAIIEKAEVEVREIEQQFEQGFVTAGERYNKVVDIWARTNDQVAKAMMDNLSYTTVKNKQGEDEKQKSFNSIYMMSDSGARGSAAQIRQLAGMRGLMAKPDGSIIETPIKANFREGLTVLQYFISTHGARKGLADTALKTANSGYLTRRLVDVAQDLVITEPDCGTLDGLVMTPFIQGGDVIENLGARVLGRVLAEDAKKPGSDEVVLPRNTLIDEKLANFLEDSGVDEVKVRSVVNCASTFGVCAKCYGRDLARGHLVNPGESVGVMAAQSIGEPGTQLTMRTFHVGGAASRTSAANSVQVRNGGTVRFHNVKTVQHAKGHLVSVSRSGEIGIADDIGRERERYKLPYGASILLKDGETIEAGGIVATWDPHTHPLVTEVAGKARFSQIADGVTATSKTDDATGMTTVEILPVTARPASGKDLRPAIVLDTVDGGEQFYFLPQNTIVTVRDGETIGVGDVIGRVPQETSRTRDITGGLPRVADLFEARKPKEHAILAEISGVVSFGKETKGKNRLVITPDDGSEIYEELIPKWRTINVFEGEHVNRGETISDGPQNPHDILRLKGEVALTNYIVNEVQDVYRLQGVKINDKHIEVIVRQMLRKVDITDGGDTSFIKGEQIDYIRVVQENQAVAAQNKFPAKFERQLMGITKASLSTDSFISAASFQETTRVLTEAAVTGKEDELRGLKENVVVGRLIPAGTGLAYHLERRRQEAEAAEHELVNDFSEVDQAFSQALNEDQF; this is encoded by the coding sequence TTGAAAGATTTGCTCGATATCATGCGCAAAAAGACGGATTCAGATGGTCATGCACCAGTTGAATTTGATCGTATCCGTATTGGTCTTGCGTCACCAGAAATGATCAAATCATGGTCTCATGGTGAAGTTAAAAAGCCTGAAACCATTAACTACCGTACGTTCAAGCCAGAACGTGACGGTCTTTTCTGTGCCAAAATCTTTGGTCCAGTCAAAGATTACGAATGCTTGTGTGGTAAATACAAGCGTATGAAATACAAAGGCGTCATTTGTGAAAAATGTGGCGTTGAAGTAACAACTGCGAAAGTTCGTCGTGAGCGTATGGGTCACATCGAATTGGCTTCGCCAGTTGCGCATATTTGGTTCTTAAAATCATTACCATCTCGTATCGGTCTTCTTTTAGACATGACGCTACGTGATATCGAACGCGTATTGTATTTCGAATCTTATGTTGTAACTGATCCGGGTATGACTCCAATGGAGAAATACCAACTTCTTAACGATGAAGAATACTTCACAGCGTTAGAAGAACACGGTGATGAATTTAGCGCGAAAATGGGTGCGGAAGCGATTCAAGATTTGTTGAAAGACATCGATCTTGAAGCTGAAATTGCACGTCTTCGTGAAGAGATTCCACAAACAACTTCAGAAACGAAGCTTAAAAAAGCATCGAAACGTTTGAAGTTGATGGAAGCATTCAACGACTCGAACAACAAACCAGAATGGATGGTGTTGACTGTACTTCCAGTACTTCCACCAGATCTTCGTCCGTTAGTACCACTTGAAGGTGGTCGTTTCGCGACTTCTGATTTGAATGATCTTTACCGTCGTGTGATCAACCGTAACAACCGTTTGAAACGTCTTCTTGATCTTTCAGCACCTGACATCATCGTACGTAACGAAAAACGTATGTTGCAGGAATCTGTAGATGCATTGCTAGACAACGGTCGTCGTGGTCGTGCGATTACAGGTTCGAACAAACGTCCATTGAAATCTTTGGCAGATATGATCAAAGGTAAGCAAGGTCGTTTCCGTCAAAACTTGTTGGGTAAACGTGTCGATTACTCTGGTCGTTCGGTAATTACCGTAGGTCCTACTTTACGTCTTCACCAATGTGGTCTTCCGAAGAAAATGGCACTTGAATTATTCAAGCCATTCATTTTCGCTAAACTACAAGCCTCTGGCCAAGCAACAACCATTAAAGCTGCGAAGAAAATGGTTGAGCGTGAAACACCAGAAGTTTGGGACGTTCTTGCATCTGTGATTCGTCAACATCCAGTGATGTTGAACCGTGCGCCAACACTTCACCGTTTGGGTCTTCAAGCATTTGAACCAACCCTAATTGAAGGTAAAGCGATCCGTCTACACCCACTCGTATGTGCTGCGTTCAACGCCGACTTCGACGGTGACCAAATGGCGGTACACGTTCCATTAACACTTGAAGCTCAATTAGAAGCTCGTGCGTTAATGATGTCGACCAACAACATCTTGTCTCCAGCGAATGGTGAACCGATCATCGTACCTTCTCAGGACGTTGTATTGGGCTTGTATTACATCACTCGTGATGCAATCAATGCTAAAGGTGAAGGCATGGTGTTCGCGGATACTGATGAAGTAAACCGTGCACTGGCAACTGGTCAAGTTGATTTACACGCTCGTGTTAAAGCACGTGTACACCAAACTGTGATTGATGACAACGGTAATCGTGAACAACAAACGATCATTGTAGATACGACGCCAGGTCGCTGCCTACTTTGGGAAGTTGTACCTGAAGGTATGGATTTCCAACAGATCAACGTTGAGATGACCAAAAAGAACATCTCTAAGATTATCAACTCTTGCTACCGTAAGTTGGGTCTAAAAGATACGGTTATCTTTGCTGACCAATTGATGTACTTAGGCTTCCGTCAAGCGACACGTTCAGGCGTATCGGTTGGTATGGAAGACATGCTTATTCCACCTGCGAAATATGCAATTATTGAAAAAGCAGAAGTTGAAGTTCGTGAAATCGAACAACAATTCGAGCAAGGTTTCGTAACTGCAGGTGAACGTTACAATAAAGTTGTCGATATTTGGGCACGTACCAATGACCAAGTCGCGAAAGCGATGATGGACAACTTGTCTTATACCACTGTTAAAAACAAACAGGGTGAAGACGAGAAACAAAAATCGTTCAACTCAATCTATATGATGTCTGACTCGGGTGCCCGTGGTTCGGCAGCTCAGATTCGTCAGTTGGCGGGTATGCGTGGTTTGATGGCGAAACCAGATGGTTCGATCATTGAAACCCCAATTAAAGCAAACTTCCGTGAAGGTTTGACAGTACTTCAGTACTTCATTTCAACACACGGTGCGCGTAAAGGTTTGGCCGATACAGCACTGAAAACAGCGAACTCAGGTTACTTGACACGTCGTTTAGTTGACGTAGCGCAAGACTTGGTGATCACTGAGCCAGATTGCGGTACTTTAGACGGTCTTGTGATGACACCGTTCATTCAAGGTGGCGATGTTATCGAAAACTTGGGTGCACGAGTTTTGGGTCGTGTACTGGCTGAAGATGCGAAGAAACCAGGTTCTGACGAAGTTGTTCTTCCACGTAACACATTGATCGATGAGAAACTTGCCAACTTCCTAGAAGACAGCGGTGTCGATGAAGTGAAAGTACGTTCAGTTGTAAACTGTGCCTCTACCTTCGGTGTATGTGCGAAATGTTATGGTCGTGATCTTGCTCGCGGTCACTTGGTGAATCCAGGTGAATCTGTGGGTGTAATGGCTGCTCAATCGATTGGTGAGCCAGGTACACAGTTAACCATGCGTACGTTCCACGTCGGTGGTGCTGCGAGCCGAACTTCTGCTGCAAACAGCGTACAAGTTCGTAACGGCGGTACAGTACGTTTCCACAATGTGAAAACAGTACAACACGCGAAAGGTCACTTGGTATCTGTATCTCGTTCAGGTGAAATCGGTATTGCTGATGACATCGGTCGTGAACGCGAACGCTACAAACTTCCATACGGTGCGTCAATCTTGTTGAAAGATGGCGAAACGATCGAAGCGGGTGGTATTGTTGCGACTTGGGATCCGCATACACATCCATTGGTAACAGAAGTTGCAGGTAAAGCACGTTTCAGCCAAATCGCTGATGGTGTGACAGCAACATCGAAAACTGATGATGCAACCGGTATGACCACTGTTGAAATCCTGCCTGTAACAGCACGTCCTGCTTCAGGTAAAGATTTACGTCCAGCGATTGTGTTAGACACAGTGGATGGCGGTGAACAGTTCTACTTCTTACCACAAAACACCATTGTGACTGTCCGTGATGGAGAAACCATTGGTGTGGGTGACGTTATTGGTCGTGTACCACAAGAAACTTCACGTACACGTGACATTACCGGTGGTCTACCACGCGTAGCGGACTTGTTCGAAGCACGTAAACCGAAAGAGCATGCAATTCTTGCTGAAATTTCGGGTGTTGTCAGCTTCGGTAAAGAGACCAAGGGTAAGAACCGTCTTGTCATCACTCCAGATGATGGCTCTGAGATCTACGAAGAGCTTATTCCGAAGTGGCGTACAATCAACGTGTTCGAGGGTGAGCATGTCAACCGTGGTGAAACCATTTCTGATGGTCCACAAAACCCACATGACATCTTACGTTTGAAAGGCGAAGTTGCGCTTACAAATTACATCGTGAACGAAGTTCAAGACGTATACCGTCTCCAAGGTGTAAAAATCAACGACAAGCACATTGAAGTTATCGTACGTCAAATGTTGCGTAAAGTTGATATCACTGACGGTGGTGATACAAGCTTTATCAAAGGCGAGCAAATTGACTACATCCGTGTGGTTCAAGAAAACCAAGCTGTGGCAGCTCAGAACAAGTTCCCAGCGAAGTTTGAACGTCAATTGATGGGTATTACCAAAGCATCGCTTTCAACTGACTCGTTCATCTCTGCTGCATCGTTCCAGGAAACTACGCGTGTGTTAACTGAAGCGGCTGTAACAGGTAAAGAAGACGAATTACGTGGCTTGAAAGAGAACGTGGTTGTAGGTCGCTTGATCCCAGCGGGTACAGGTTTGGCTTACCACTTAGAACGTCGTCGTCAAGAAGCTGAAGCTGCAGAGCATGAGCTTGTAAATGACTTCTCTGAAGTTGACCAAGCATTCTCTCAAGCACTAAACGAAGATCAATTCTAA
- the rpoB gene encoding DNA-directed RNA polymerase subunit beta, producing MAYSYTEKKRIRKNFGKLPSVMDAPYLLAIQVDSYRTFLQDGKTPKNREDIGLQAAFRSVFPIESYSGNAALEFVEYSLGKPEFDVRECILRGSTYAAPMRVKIRLIIKDRETKSIKDVREQEVYMGEMPLMTQNGTFVINGTERVIVSQLHRSPGVFFDHDKGKTHSSGKVLYSARIIPYRGSWLDFEFDAKDLVYVRIDRRRKLLATVILRALNYTNEQILDMFYEKVPVYLDMGSYQIDLVPERLRGEMAQFDILDADGKAIVEQGKRINARHVRQMEASGLTKLAVPDEYLYERITAEDITLRDGEIVPANTVLSHDIMVKLAEGGVKQFNVLYTNDIDRGSFVADSLRADTTSGREEALVEIYKVMRPGEPPTKEAAENLFNNLFFSSERYDLSPVGRMKFNRRLGRPYEVGTDQKSREIEGILSNEDIIDVLKTLVEIRNGKGEVDDIDHLGNRRVRSVGEMTENQFRVGLVRVERAVKERLSQAETDNLSPQDLINAKPVAAAIKEFFGSSQLSQFMDQNNPLSEITHKRRVSALGPGGLTRERAGFEVRDVHQTHYGRVCPIETPEGPNIGLINSLSVYAKANNFGFLETPYRKVVDGRVTMDVEYLSAIEEVGTVIAQADSAVDAEGNLTEEFVSVRHQGDFVRMPPEKVTHMDVSAQQVVSVAASLIPFLEHDDANRALMGSNMQRQAVPTLIADKPLVGTGMEANVAHDSGVCVIAKRGGRIEFVDASRVVIRVNEDEMIAGEAGVDIYNLIKYTRSNQNTCINQKVLVSLGDKVGRGDVLADGPSTDGGELALGQNMRVAFMTWNGYNYEDSILLSERVLQEDRLTSIHIQELSCVARDTKLGAEEITADIPNVGEAALSKLDESGIVYIGAEVSAGDILVGKVTPKGETQLTPEEKLLRAIFGEKAADVKDSSLRVSSSVKGTVIDVQVFTRDGIEKDERAQAIEKAQLDAYRKDLKEEFKIFEEAARERIVRLLKGQESNGGGTTKRGDKLSEEVLSGLELVDLLDIQPVDEGIAERLTQIQVFLKEKSIEIDEKFAEKKRKLSTGDELTTGVLKVVKVYLAVKRRIQPGDKMAGRHGNKGVVSNILPVEDMPHDANGVPVDIVLNPLGVPSRMNVGQILETHLGMAAKGLGDQIDKMMKEQRTVLELREFLDKIYNKVGGEQEDLDSLTDEEILVLSGNLRKGVPLATPVFDGADESQIKELLELGGISRTGQTVLYDGRTGERFDRPVTVGYMYMLKLNHLVDDKMHARSTGSYSLVTQQPLGGKAQFGGQRFGEMEVWALEAYGAAYTLQEMLTVKSDDVEGRTRIYKNIVDGNHYMDPGMPESFNVLTKEIRSLGINIELKNGD from the coding sequence ATGGCATACTCATATACCGAAAAGAAACGGATCCGTAAGAATTTTGGTAAATTGCCTAGCGTTATGGATGCTCCGTACTTGCTCGCGATTCAAGTCGACTCGTACAGAACGTTCCTTCAAGACGGCAAAACACCAAAAAACCGCGAAGATATCGGTCTCCAAGCCGCATTTCGTTCAGTTTTTCCAATTGAAAGTTATTCTGGGAATGCTGCTTTAGAATTCGTTGAGTATAGCCTTGGTAAACCCGAGTTTGATGTACGCGAATGTATTCTACGCGGATCAACTTATGCGGCACCAATGCGCGTTAAAATTCGTCTGATCATTAAAGATCGCGAAACGAAATCGATCAAAGACGTACGTGAACAAGAAGTGTACATGGGTGAAATGCCACTTATGACACAAAACGGTACCTTTGTGATCAACGGTACTGAACGTGTAATCGTATCTCAGTTACACCGTTCACCAGGTGTGTTCTTTGACCACGATAAAGGTAAGACGCATTCTAGCGGTAAAGTGCTTTATTCAGCACGTATTATTCCTTACCGTGGTTCATGGTTAGATTTCGAATTTGACGCAAAAGACCTTGTCTACGTACGTATTGACCGTCGTCGTAAATTACTTGCGACTGTGATTCTTCGTGCGTTGAACTATACAAATGAACAAATTCTAGACATGTTCTATGAGAAAGTTCCTGTATACCTCGACATGGGCAGTTACCAAATTGACCTTGTGCCTGAACGCCTGCGCGGTGAAATGGCTCAATTCGACATTCTCGATGCTGACGGCAAAGCGATTGTTGAACAAGGTAAACGTATTAATGCACGTCATGTTCGTCAAATGGAAGCGTCTGGCTTAACCAAGCTTGCTGTTCCAGATGAATACTTGTACGAGCGTATTACTGCTGAAGATATCACCTTACGTGACGGCGAAATCGTTCCTGCAAACACCGTACTTAGCCATGACATTATGGTGAAATTGGCTGAAGGTGGCGTTAAACAATTCAACGTACTTTATACCAATGACATCGACCGTGGTTCATTCGTCGCTGATTCTTTACGTGCAGACACGACTTCTGGTCGTGAAGAAGCGCTTGTAGAAATCTACAAAGTAATGCGTCCAGGCGAGCCACCAACAAAAGAAGCAGCAGAAAACTTGTTTAACAACTTGTTCTTCTCTTCTGAACGTTATGACTTGTCTCCAGTCGGTCGTATGAAGTTCAACCGTCGTTTGGGTCGTCCTTACGAAGTCGGTACAGATCAAAAATCTCGTGAGATTGAAGGTATTCTTTCAAACGAAGACATCATTGATGTATTGAAAACGTTGGTTGAAATCCGTAACGGTAAAGGCGAAGTCGACGATATCGATCACTTGGGTAACCGTCGTGTTCGTTCAGTTGGTGAAATGACTGAGAACCAATTCCGTGTAGGTCTGGTTCGTGTTGAACGTGCTGTTAAAGAGCGTTTAAGCCAAGCTGAAACAGATAACTTGTCTCCGCAAGATTTAATCAATGCGAAGCCAGTTGCTGCTGCAATCAAAGAATTCTTTGGTTCAAGCCAATTGTCACAGTTCATGGACCAAAATAACCCGTTGTCTGAAATCACGCATAAACGTCGTGTATCAGCATTAGGGCCAGGTGGTTTAACACGTGAACGTGCAGGCTTCGAAGTACGTGACGTACATCAAACGCATTATGGTCGTGTATGCCCAATTGAGACACCTGAGGGACCAAACATTGGTTTGATCAACTCATTGTCTGTGTATGCAAAAGCCAACAATTTTGGTTTCTTGGAAACACCATATCGTAAAGTTGTAGACGGCCGTGTCACCATGGACGTTGAATACCTTTCTGCAATTGAAGAAGTCGGTACTGTCATTGCACAGGCCGATTCTGCAGTAGATGCTGAAGGTAACTTAACAGAAGAATTCGTATCTGTACGTCACCAAGGTGACTTCGTACGTATGCCTCCTGAAAAAGTAACGCATATGGACGTCTCTGCTCAGCAGGTTGTTTCTGTAGCTGCATCATTGATTCCATTCCTTGAGCACGATGACGCCAACCGTGCATTGATGGGTTCAAACATGCAACGTCAGGCAGTTCCTACCCTGATTGCTGACAAGCCGCTTGTTGGTACAGGTATGGAAGCGAATGTAGCGCATGACTCTGGTGTATGTGTAATCGCGAAACGTGGTGGTCGTATCGAGTTCGTTGATGCGTCGCGTGTGGTTATTCGTGTGAATGAAGACGAAATGATCGCAGGTGAAGCAGGTGTAGATATCTACAACTTGATCAAATACACGCGTTCGAACCAAAACACCTGTATTAACCAAAAAGTACTCGTAAGCCTAGGCGATAAAGTTGGTCGTGGTGACGTACTTGCTGATGGTCCATCGACAGATGGCGGTGAATTGGCACTGGGTCAAAACATGCGTGTCGCGTTCATGACGTGGAACGGTTACAACTATGAAGACTCGATCTTACTTTCTGAGCGTGTTCTTCAAGAAGATCGCTTAACTTCGATTCATATTCAAGAATTGTCATGTGTAGCGCGTGATACTAAGTTAGGTGCAGAAGAAATTACTGCCGATATTCCTAACGTCGGTGAAGCTGCACTTTCTAAGCTTGATGAATCAGGTATTGTTTACATCGGTGCTGAAGTATCTGCAGGGGATATCCTTGTCGGTAAAGTAACACCTAAAGGTGAAACGCAATTAACACCTGAAGAAAAACTGCTTCGCGCGATCTTCGGTGAAAAAGCGGCTGACGTTAAAGACTCATCTTTACGCGTATCTTCATCTGTAAAAGGTACAGTAATTGACGTTCAAGTGTTTACACGTGACGGCATTGAGAAAGATGAACGTGCTCAAGCGATTGAGAAAGCTCAACTTGATGCGTACCGTAAAGACTTGAAAGAAGAATTCAAAATCTTTGAAGAAGCAGCACGTGAACGTATTGTTCGCTTGTTGAAAGGTCAAGAATCGAACGGTGGTGGTACCACTAAACGTGGCGACAAACTTTCTGAAGAAGTGTTGTCAGGTTTAGAACTTGTTGACTTGTTGGATATCCAACCTGTTGATGAAGGTATTGCAGAGCGTTTAACTCAAATTCAAGTGTTCTTGAAAGAGAAGAGCATTGAAATTGATGAGAAATTTGCGGAGAAAAAACGCAAACTTTCTACAGGCGATGAGCTGACAACGGGTGTATTGAAAGTTGTTAAAGTGTACTTGGCTGTTAAACGTCGCATCCAACCGGGTGACAAAATGGCGGGTCGTCATGGTAACAAAGGTGTTGTATCAAACATCTTACCAGTAGAAGACATGCCACATGATGCTAACGGTGTTCCAGTTGATATCGTGTTGAACCCACTGGGTGTACCATCACGTATGAACGTGGGTCAGATTCTTGAAACTCACTTGGGTATGGCGGCGAAAGGTCTTGGCGATCAAATCGACAAGATGATGAAAGAGCAACGTACTGTACTTGAGCTTCGTGAATTCTTAGACAAGATTTATAACAAAGTTGGTGGCGAGCAAGAAGATCTTGATAGCTTAACTGATGAAGAGATCTTGGTATTGTCAGGTAACCTTCGTAAGGGTGTTCCACTTGCAACACCTGTATTCGACGGTGCTGACGAATCACAAATTAAAGAGCTTCTAGAACTTGGTGGCATCTCACGTACAGGTCAAACTGTATTGTATGATGGTCGTACAGGTGAGCGTTTTGACCGTCCTGTAACTGTAGGTTACATGTACATGTTGAAACTGAATCACTTGGTTGATGACAAGATGCATGCGCGTTCTACCGGTTCTTACTCTCTTGTTACGCAACAGCCATTGGGTGGTAAAGCTCAATTCGGTGGTCAGCGTTTCGGTGAGATGGAGGTCTGGGCACTTGAAGCATACGGCGCAGCTTACACGCTTCAAGAAATGCTTACTGTTAAGTCGGATGACGTTGAAGGTCGTACCCGTATCTACAAGAACATTGTAGATGGTAACCATTATATGGATCCGGGCATGCCTGAATCGTTCAACGTATTGACTAAAGAGATCCGTTCTTTAGGTATCAACATTGAACTGAAAAATGGTGACTAA
- the rplL gene encoding 50S ribosomal protein L7/L12: MALTNEEILNAVAEKTVLELVELISAFEEKFNVSAAAVAVAAGPAAAAAEEQSEFNVELTSFGANKVAVIKAVREITGLGLKEAKDMVEGAPSILKEGVSKEEAEELKKKLEETGATVTVK, translated from the coding sequence ATGGCTTTAACAAACGAAGAAATCCTAAACGCTGTTGCTGAAAAAACTGTTCTTGAGCTTGTAGAACTTATTTCTGCATTCGAAGAAAAATTCAACGTATCTGCTGCTGCTGTAGCTGTTGCTGCAGGTCCTGCTGCTGCTGCTGCTGAAGAACAATCAGAATTCAACGTAGAATTGACTTCTTTCGGCGCGAACAAAGTTGCTGTAATTAAAGCAGTTCGTGAAATCACTGGTCTTGGCTTGAAAGAAGCTAAAGACATGGTTGAAGGCGCTCCTTCAATCCTTAAAGAAGGTGTTTCTAAAGAAGAAGCTGAAGAACTTAAGAAAAAACTTGAAGAAACTGGTGCTACAGTTACTGTTAAGTAA
- the rplJ gene encoding 50S ribosomal protein L10: MALLIEGKKQIVAEVAEVASTAFAAVVADYQGLTVEQLTALRVEARKLGVATRVVRNTLAKRALQDTQFSILNDNLVGPTILAFSTSEDDMGAAARLFEEFAKTNKAFELKAAAFDGKVYQGAEVSVIANLPNQEKALTMLANVLQAPISKLGRLLTALNEKNESEAA, translated from the coding sequence ATGGCTCTTCTTATCGAAGGCAAAAAACAGATCGTAGCTGAAGTAGCTGAAGTTGCTTCTACTGCATTTGCTGCTGTTGTTGCTGACTACCAAGGTTTAACTGTTGAGCAATTAACTGCTCTTCGTGTTGAAGCTCGTAAGTTAGGTGTTGCTACACGTGTTGTACGTAATACTTTGGCTAAACGCGCTCTTCAAGATACTCAATTCAGCATCTTGAACGACAACCTTGTTGGCCCAACAATCTTAGCTTTCTCAACTTCTGAAGACGACATGGGCGCTGCTGCTCGTTTGTTCGAAGAATTTGCTAAAACTAATAAAGCATTTGAACTTAAAGCTGCTGCATTTGATGGCAAAGTGTATCAAGGTGCTGAAGTTAGCGTTATCGCGAACCTTCCGAACCAAGAGAAAGCGCTTACTATGCTTGCAAACGTTCTTCAAGCTCCTATTTCGAAATTGGGTCGCTTACTTACAGCACTCAACGAGAAAAACGAGTCAGAAGCTGCTTAA